One Camelus dromedarius isolate mCamDro1 chromosome 6, mCamDro1.pat, whole genome shotgun sequence genomic region harbors:
- the LOC105100917 gene encoding UL16-binding protein 1, which translates to MVRTSGSKTSFRFLRLLLSVYMVYSAPHSLSYNFTISPNPRPGQPWCVVQCQVDKEYFLSYDCGAAKIQSMSLLGEKVKGTKDWEGQMETLRDAGNVLKEQLPDIVPEEHTLRDLLTLQGMMTCHKKANGDRGASWYFGFHGQMSLTFDPENETLTLVHPEGRRMKEKWEHNRDVTKFFRKTSMGDCRAWLDRFLEHWKEILKTTASPTTATHTTRSRAIAVMPTACLLFVVFTYGVFTYGILC; encoded by the exons ATGGTGCGGACCAGTGGCTCCAAGACCAGTTTTCGCTTCCTGCGTCTACTACTCTCAGTTTACATGGTGTACAGCG CTCCTCACTCTCTTTCCTATAACTTCACCATCAGTCCTAATCCCAGACCGGGACAGCCATGGTGTGTGGTTCAATGCCAGGTGGACAAAGAGTATTTTCTCTCCTATGACTGTGGCGCTGCTAAGATCCAATCCATGAGTCTCCTGGGAGAGAAAGTAAAAGGCACAAAAGATTGGGAAGGACAGATGGAAACACTCAGAGATGCTGGGAACGTGCTCAAAGAGCAATTGCCTGACATTGTGCCGGAGGAACACACTCTCAGGG ATCTTCTTACCCTGCAGGGTATGATGACATGTCACAAGAAAGCTAATGGAGACAGGGGTGCATCCTGGTACTTTGGCTTCCATGGCCAGATGTCTCTCACCTTTGATCCGGAAAATGAAACCTTGACATTGGTTCATCCTGAAGGCAGAAGGATGAAAGAGAAGTGGGAGCACAACAGGGATGTGACCAAGTTCTTCAGGAAGACCTCCATGGGCGATTGCAGGGCCTGGCTTGATCGTTTCTTGGAGCACTGGAAAGAGATACTGAAAACAACAG cATCACCAACCACGGCCACCCACACAACCCGGTCCAGGGCCATAGCCGTCATGCCCACGGCCTGCCTCCTCTTCGTGGTCTTCACCTATGGGGTCTTCACCTATGGCATCCTATGCTGA